In Thermosynechococcus sichuanensis E542, a single genomic region encodes these proteins:
- the fabZ gene encoding 3-hydroxyacyl-ACP dehydratase FabZ, translating into MPTLTDSPPTTVLTVTDLQQLLPHRYPFLLVDRIIDYVPEKYAVGLKNVTINEPFFQGHFPGRPIMPGVLIVEALAQVGGVVLMQMNWAKDKLSVFAGIDKVRFRRPVVPGDQLILRAELLVVKQQRIGKMQGRAEVNGQLVCEGEMMFSLVD; encoded by the coding sequence ATGCCAACGTTGACTGACTCCCCACCCACCACTGTGCTGACGGTCACTGATCTCCAGCAGTTGCTTCCCCACCGCTACCCCTTTTTGCTGGTGGATCGGATCATTGACTACGTGCCAGAAAAGTATGCTGTGGGGCTGAAAAACGTCACGATCAACGAGCCTTTTTTCCAAGGGCACTTTCCCGGTCGCCCAATTATGCCGGGGGTGCTCATTGTGGAAGCTCTTGCCCAAGTGGGAGGGGTTGTCCTGATGCAGATGAACTGGGCAAAGGATAAGCTTTCTGTGTTCGCGGGCATTGATAAGGTGCGCTTTCGCCGTCCAGTCGTCCCTGGGGATCAGTTGATCCTGCGGGCTGAGCTTCTTGTGGTTAAGCAGCAGCGCATTGGCAAAATGCAAGGACGGGCTGAGGTGAATGGCCAATTGGTCTGTGAGGGCGAGATGATGTTCTCGCTAGTGGACTAG